GTTGGTCATGGTGTGGGCAGACTAAAAGTGAAAGCAAATACAAAAGCAAGAGTACATATTCAAGAGTACCTTGTGCTTCTTAAATTTTCTGATCCCGCtgctaccaccaccaccaaagCCAGACATCTTTTCACCACCATCATCCTCTAAAGGCAAGGTTTTGATTTCATCGTAAAAGCTGTCAGTAAGGCCAAGCAACCTGGCAAGGACAGGAGAAGAAAGGTCAGAAGCATTtaaaacataaatataataacATTTTAAATTGAATTCCACCACAGGATGTAGAAAACCAGGGGATAAGTCACAAacaaaatatattaatttagctCATTATAAGCATACCCATTTCTTGACTTCAATAAgtgcttctgcttctttttctccaaCTTTGTAACAGGAGCTCGAGTGAAAAGCTCCTCTTCTCGCCGTGCACGCTCTTCCCATTTTGCCTTATACGTAGTAAGCTCCCTACTTTCGGTCCCAATAACTTCACGAATCTGCATATATTATCATCAGCCACGTCAGAATCATAGAGTGACtaaataaacaatcaaagaatCTGCTACTTTATGGGCTGATATTACACGAGTAAATAATGTAATGATGCTTTTACATGATATAAAAAGATACTCAATGCAAGTGGAATAGCTCAATATAGCTAcataaaatatcacaaaaagaatgAGGGGAAGATATtgtgcaaaataaaaaagacaggTTAATGATAAGTACCCCCCCAAACCCAACCTGTGGAGTATGTTGCAAACACTTCatctttaatattttcaaagataTACCATTTCAAATAGATGAAAATACCCACCCACCCAAAAGGCTTAGAAAAAACACTTCAACTATTAGTCTTACACAGATTAAAAAATGACCCAGATAGgctgaaaataataaaatagttaAATGCCCTTTGAAATTCATTAGAAAAAGAACAGCGCATTTTTTTTATACCCAAAataagattgattttgaagattaaCTATTTATTGATTTTGCGATAGTTCCGAATCTCAATTCTTTCTTTGGCTAATTAGATGAATCAAGAGATAGTAAATAAAGCTACACAACAAAGTAAATAACATCTTAAATATGTTGGAGCTCACATTAATCGTTATGTAAAAATGCACGTTTCTTCATCTTGGGGAAATCTTTTTCTAAGGGGACTAAAAGAATGTCCAAATAATTGTGTGCCTATTTACAACAATTTGAAAGGTCATGCATGTATTTGCAAAAGATTTGGAATACATATATCCGGCAAAAGAGAATTTCATCCTCCCTTATCCCAATGAGGATATGCTGCTCCACCAACCCAGGAAAAGCACTACTGAGGACGATAATCTATCACATCATTGAAGAATTCAGTCTTACCTCTTCAGGTTTCCCCTGCAAATCATCCATCAATTCTCTCACATAGTCACTCTGCCCAGCTTGCCGTAGAgtctctttctcctttcttaAAGCATTTTTTTCTTGCCTTGACATCTTGTCCTCCCCCATTGAAGTCGGGGCAAACTTGGGAGGCTTATAAACACCACTACCGCCCTACACCATATGGCAGTTGATTTAGAAGTCGGACAGCATattcttttcttcaattgggTTGCCAAATAATATATAAAGCAGAGCTCAAGTAGAACTTTTGGTTAGAAAATCACCTCAGCAGTTGTATCTGATTTGCTGACAAGCATGTCTGGGTTTGGACgatatttcaacaaatcttcAGTTCTCCGAGGAGCATCTGTTTCCTTTTCATTCGAGGCAGTGCTCTCTGCAGCACCTCTACCAATCGTCGTGAGTTTCTGAATTTGGTATTGGAGTTTCTTGTCAATGGGTCGGATCTGATTCAGCAAGAAGATAGTGATTTCATAAGTACCATATTTTAGGCAGTAGAAACTTAGACAAGAAGCAATAGGGAATATGAaccttttccaaaaataatCTTATCTCTACAAGGCTCCGAACAACCGGATGACCATCAATTGAAAGTCCTTTTGCCTTCCGCAGCAAATAATACACGAGTGACTGGCAATAGCTTAAAAGAAGTAGGTGTTTCGCTTCAAGGTAGCTTATCCCTTCTGCTGTTGGAAATTGACTTGCTTTTACCTGGTATATGGTACAACTCCAAATCAATTATAGCGTCATATGAAGGAGATGTATAACTTTGGCACTCAAACTAAGTTCCAAAGGAAAACACATGATCACGCGACGACGACCTGATGATAATGTCAtgtccaaatttaaaaaaaagaaaaagaaaaagagagagagagataataaaATGAGACGcacacacacaaaagaaaaCTGATGAAGTGCTCAATTCTCAACTATTCGTTCACTGAAAGAGATCATATAACGCAACCCAATTGGGCTCCTAAATCTCGCCTACCTTTGCAGTTAAAGCTTGCACCTTTGCTTTCACCGTATCCAGCCcttctttcatttccttcaacGCTGCAGCCAACTGAGGGGCctctctggaaaaaaaaaaacaagaaattcatCATCACAAATTGTTGCTAGACCCCACAAAACCCACCAACTATCTCAAAGGGAAACacacacaagaaaagaagaagaagaagaagacatcatCGTCATAGCTAACTCCATAAACATGGGTTCTCATCAAATCTTGTTTCAGAAACCTCCTGGAGAGAAACAAAAGGCTACCCGGAACAAACTAACCTGTCCACGGTCTCCTTGTCGGGTGAACTGCTTGTCTCCTCCATGGTGGCTCGTCCCGCCAGTCTGGCTCGCGAAAATTCCCCCGAACGAACTTCGGGGCGCCACGGGAAGCAAAGCAAGAGAACACCCGCGACGCCGCCTGCTCTCGCTCGCTCGAATCGTGAGCGGCGCGACCTGGGGAACGGAGACCGGAGGGCTCGGCGGGGTGCTTCCCGATTCCGCTCGAGAGCTTCGATGGCGGCGGCAGCGACGGCGGCTGGCCGTCGGCTTGTTGctgcgtagagagagagagagagagagagagcaggagcgcgcgaagagagagagagactaggGTAAGAACCGATTCCAAAACCGATCCGACTAAAGCTACTTagcaaaaaacatatttaaaaaattatcagcTACACATAATTTTCTTAGggtccaatatatatatatatatatatatatttatttatataattatataaatttacgcttgaaaataagaaaacaaactcatcaaagaaattaatgaaagatTGCTACTAGGGAGTTTCCTTCATAAAAGATATTTCAAAACAATTGCATAATCCCGTTCTGTCTTTGGttatttttgaagttgaagttgattaatgatttttcataacaaaatttaaaatatatattttaaatttcatacAACGTTtacttaaatatcattttttttttcgctcacttaagtgtcatattTACGTAAAATCGTTTAGTTGAGTGCCTATTTTGGCAATTCGTTATACTTggcattttaaattatattttcaatcaCGTGACTTTAATTTAAGTCCGAGTGGAAAATTctctttgtgaaaattgtggatttcataaaaataaaaaataaaaaacttgcaaagctctctctctcactcaggcTCTATTcgcgatgatattatttttttgatatccTCACGATTTTGTTCTCTCGACTTCACCCAGAAAAGGCTTTATAGCGAATTAAAACTAGTGCCACACCTTATATGGCACATTACCTTATCGTGCCCATGCGATACGGGATTCGGCTCATTCCTGGCCCCTTTGCTCCCATCCCTCGGAAGATCGAGTTGCTACAATTTTGCCTACTCTTGCTCTATCTTTTGTTGCTTCGACTTGGAAGCATAATCCGGTGACTTTGGCGACAGCGACGACGACGCTCTTCTGTCATCCATCAACGTCGGCTCTTGCTCTGAGAGCTTTAGATTCGTGGGTGGAGGAAATAAAGAAACGGCCATGGGATTCCTAAGAGAGAGTATGAGAGTCTCTTTGTGAGTCAGGGTTCTTTACCAATGAAGGGCACAAAT
The window above is part of the Eucalyptus grandis isolate ANBG69807.140 chromosome 6, ASM1654582v1, whole genome shotgun sequence genome. Proteins encoded here:
- the LOC104449195 gene encoding neuroguidin — its product is MEETSSSPDKETVDREAPQLAAALKEMKEGLDTVKAKVQALTAKVKASQFPTAEGISYLEAKHLLLLSYCQSLVYYLLRKAKGLSIDGHPVVRSLVEIRLFLEKIRPIDKKLQYQIQKLTTIGRGAAESTASNEKETDAPRRTEDLLKYRPNPDMLVSKSDTTAEGGSGVYKPPKFAPTSMGEDKMSRQEKNALRKEKETLRQAGQSDYVRELMDDLQGKPEEIREVIGTESRELTTYKAKWEERARREEELFTRAPVTKLEKKKQKHLLKSRNGLLGLTDSFYDEIKTLPLEDDGGEKMSGFGGGGSSGIRKFKKHKRRH